In one window of Flavobacterium ginsengisoli DNA:
- a CDS encoding glycoside hydrolase family 26 protein, with protein sequence MMKSLYTILVAMSLSFVGCSSDDKNDSGGNEPEVPTSVELKLSDPNATAETKALYSNLWRIQEKGTMFGHHDDLLYGRNWMTEQGRSDIKDVCGDYPGVFSVDLAEIMDDRSATSTLNNDRIRVIKEARERGEVITACCHLNNPLTGGDSWDNSNNTVAKEILTDGSATNLKFNSWLDKLADFATNLKDKNGKLIPIVFRPFHEHTQAWSWWGSSATTQVEFISLWKYTIDYLKNKKGVHSFIYAISPQLDSQGTVDNFLFRWPGDNYVDFIGWDSYHGTNTSAFSTNLRNLATLSQQKLKPCGVTETGVEGIVKNGAPYDTYWTNEISIPLTGKKVSMVVMWRNKYDPSHEGNHFYAPFEGHSSAKQILNCYMQVQI encoded by the coding sequence ATGATGAAATCATTATATACAATTCTGGTTGCCATGAGTCTGTCATTCGTAGGATGTTCTTCGGATGATAAAAATGATTCAGGCGGAAACGAGCCCGAAGTTCCAACTTCGGTAGAATTAAAACTGAGTGACCCAAATGCAACTGCAGAAACCAAAGCGTTGTACTCTAATTTATGGAGAATTCAAGAAAAAGGAACAATGTTCGGGCATCACGATGATTTGCTTTATGGCAGAAATTGGATGACGGAACAAGGAAGATCAGACATTAAAGATGTCTGTGGAGATTATCCAGGAGTTTTCAGTGTCGATTTAGCCGAAATTATGGATGATAGAAGTGCAACTTCAACCTTAAACAATGACAGAATTCGAGTAATAAAAGAAGCTAGAGAACGAGGCGAAGTAATTACAGCTTGCTGTCATTTAAATAATCCTTTGACAGGCGGAGATAGCTGGGACAATTCTAACAATACTGTTGCAAAAGAAATCTTGACAGACGGAAGCGCTACAAATTTAAAATTTAATTCTTGGCTAGATAAACTAGCAGATTTTGCCACTAATTTGAAAGACAAAAACGGAAAACTAATTCCAATTGTTTTTCGTCCTTTTCACGAGCATACGCAAGCTTGGTCTTGGTGGGGTTCGAGCGCGACTACACAAGTAGAATTCATTAGTTTATGGAAATATACGATTGATTATTTGAAGAACAAAAAAGGCGTTCACAGCTTTATTTATGCTATTTCACCTCAATTAGATTCACAAGGCACGGTTGATAATTTCCTTTTCAGATGGCCAGGCGATAATTATGTAGATTTTATTGGTTGGGATAGTTATCACGGAACCAATACTTCAGCCTTTAGTACCAATTTAAGAAACCTTGCAACACTTTCACAGCAAAAATTAAAACCTTGTGGAGTAACAGAAACAGGAGTTGAAGGAATTGTAAAAAATGGTGCTCCGTATGATACCTATTGGACAAACGAAATCAGTATTCCGCTAACAGGAAAAAAAGTAAGCATGGTAGTTATGTGGCGTAACAAGTACGATCCGTCTCATGAAGGAAACCATTTTTATGCTCCATTTGAAGGACATAGTTCTGCAAAGCAAATTTTAAACTGCTATATGCAAGTCCAAATATGA
- a CDS encoding glycoside hydrolase family 3 N-terminal domain-containing protein, translating to MKKLQFLALFLLLSGLETSAQVFDASIEKKIDVLLKKMTLKEKIGQMNQLSADDMETNYKVIQQGMAGSVLSITNPEIANKAQKIAVEQTRLGIPLIIGRDVIHGFKTIFPIPLGQASKF from the coding sequence ATGAAAAAGCTACAATTTTTAGCGCTGTTTCTACTCTTATCAGGATTAGAAACAAGCGCTCAGGTTTTTGATGCCTCAATAGAAAAAAAGATTGATGTTCTGTTAAAGAAAATGACTTTAAAGGAAAAAATCGGTCAGATGAATCAATTGTCTGCAGATGATATGGAAACCAATTATAAAGTTATTCAACAAGGAATGGCAGGTTCGGTTTTGAGTATTACCAATCCCGAAATAGCCAACAAAGCACAAAAAATAGCGGTAGAACAAACCAGATTAGGAATTCCGCTAATTATTGGGCGCGACGTAATACACGGTTTTAAAACCATATTTCCAATTCCGCTAGGACAAGCGAGCAAGTTTTAA
- a CDS encoding cellulase family glycosylhydrolase, whose protein sequence is MRQIVLKLTVSFWLVTAVISCSALPDATVAVDNNTIINENYIGNGVQWDPYQLDYGEKQLSISKSDWQKLYDRLDFMKPQFIRVMINTTSVIENGTLNETKNYQNIAPILEYCQSRNVKVVLGDWGDRMVNSKTNTITEANLKLAPKYLDFLVNQKGFSCIHYYNMINEPNGFWSSTDENYELWKNAASYFWLELKALNLDKKVSLLGPDIAIWKADKVDWISNSVKDLGDAIGVYDIHTYPSKITVNSGEYTSILKAYKNEVPPGKPIVMGEIGFKFVEKQDEALMNENIKRAKAKPYASVEDSQMFVYDYVYGSDMADALIQTINAGYSGSVAWMLDDAMHAKEQKNKLKVWGFWNILGEEYFGKSEEEVRPWFYAWSLLTKYMPSGAKVHHVSVEGNPNLKAISVSKDGKNMIAIVNVSHQETKVKLTSQNMPVLNQVKKFVYAKGHLKLEGDHNMLPNQTNISLDLKKNKTETIPAEGLLVLTNFDY, encoded by the coding sequence ATGAGACAAATAGTTTTAAAACTTACAGTATCATTTTGGTTAGTGACAGCAGTAATCAGTTGCTCGGCTTTGCCCGACGCAACTGTTGCTGTTGATAACAATACCATTATAAATGAAAATTACATTGGCAACGGAGTTCAGTGGGATCCGTACCAATTAGATTATGGAGAAAAACAACTAAGCATTTCTAAATCGGACTGGCAGAAATTGTATGATCGTCTAGATTTTATGAAACCCCAATTTATAAGAGTCATGATCAATACAACTTCGGTAATTGAAAATGGGACTTTAAACGAAACTAAAAATTACCAGAATATTGCCCCAATTCTTGAATATTGCCAGTCCAGAAATGTAAAAGTTGTTTTAGGCGACTGGGGAGATCGTATGGTAAATAGTAAAACCAATACAATCACCGAAGCCAATTTGAAATTAGCACCAAAATATCTTGATTTTCTGGTAAATCAAAAAGGATTTTCGTGCATTCATTATTACAATATGATCAACGAACCTAACGGTTTTTGGTCTTCTACTGATGAAAATTATGAACTCTGGAAAAATGCGGCAAGTTATTTTTGGTTAGAATTAAAAGCTTTAAATCTAGATAAAAAAGTTTCTTTATTAGGTCCCGATATTGCCATTTGGAAGGCAGATAAAGTAGATTGGATTTCCAATTCAGTTAAAGATTTAGGTGACGCAATCGGCGTTTATGATATTCATACGTATCCTTCTAAAATTACAGTCAATTCAGGTGAATATACTTCAATTCTAAAGGCTTACAAAAATGAGGTTCCCCCAGGAAAACCAATTGTAATGGGCGAAATCGGGTTCAAATTTGTAGAAAAACAAGACGAAGCTTTAATGAATGAAAATATCAAAAGAGCCAAAGCTAAACCGTATGCATCAGTTGAAGATTCGCAGATGTTTGTTTACGATTATGTTTATGGTTCTGATATGGCCGATGCTTTGATTCAAACCATTAATGCGGGCTATTCTGGCTCTGTTGCTTGGATGTTAGACGATGCGATGCATGCAAAAGAGCAGAAAAATAAACTCAAAGTCTGGGGATTCTGGAATATTTTGGGAGAAGAATATTTTGGAAAAAGCGAAGAAGAGGTTCGTCCTTGGTTTTATGCTTGGTCTTTACTAACCAAATATATGCCTTCGGGAGCTAAAGTGCATCACGTTTCGGTTGAAGGAAATCCAAATTTAAAAGCAATTTCGGTTTCAAAAGACGGAAAAAATATGATTGCCATTGTCAATGTTTCTCATCAGGAAACCAAAGTTAAATTGACCTCTCAAAATATGCCTGTTTTAAATCAAGTCAAAAAGTTTGTTTATGCAAAAGGCCATTTAAAACTAGAAGGCGATCATAACATGCTTCCAAATCAGACCAATATCTCTTTAGATCTAAAAAAGAATAAAACAGAAACAATTCCAGCCGAAGGGCTTTTGGTATTAACCAATTTCGATTATTAA
- a CDS encoding sodium:solute symporter family transporter: MINLNIIDLVVLVLYIIFIVWWGLKNSKSSDSDAYFLAGRDLKWPMVGLSLFAASISSSTLMGNSGEGFINGIAVFNYNWISILVMVFFAIFFLPFYIKSGIFTMPEFLERRFDARSRTYFSFITIIGNIFLDAAATLYAGALIINMIFPGADMMLIIVGMAVVAGSYTIIGGLSSVINTEVIQAFILIIGSTLLAFFAMDSIGGWDAFYTQFHDGIWLKLTRPMDDPTVPWLGMWVGIPILGFYFWGNNQVMVQRVLSAKSIDHGRKGVLLVGFLYLFTLFIFIFPGVIARGINLFGVENLPHEIISGSELKSKYGINTDQVYPRLINKVLPVGLIGIILSAMISALTSALSATLNSVSTLFTMDFYSKFDKNASSEKKVRVGKITAVVTLIIAILWAPYIGKFDSLIAYYQEILSYLAPPVVGTFFWDCSGNVLMPLELSVV; this comes from the coding sequence ATGATAAATTTAAATATAATTGACTTAGTTGTCTTGGTTTTATACATCATCTTTATTGTTTGGTGGGGATTAAAAAATAGTAAATCAAGCGATTCAGATGCTTACTTTTTGGCAGGGAGAGATTTAAAATGGCCAATGGTCGGATTATCACTTTTTGCGGCCAGTATTTCGAGCTCGACTCTAATGGGAAATTCTGGAGAAGGTTTTATCAATGGAATTGCGGTTTTCAATTACAACTGGATTTCGATTCTGGTAATGGTCTTTTTTGCCATCTTTTTTCTTCCATTTTACATTAAATCGGGAATCTTTACAATGCCAGAATTTTTGGAAAGAAGATTTGATGCGAGATCAAGAACTTATTTTTCGTTTATAACCATTATCGGAAACATTTTTCTTGATGCTGCAGCGACACTATATGCAGGAGCATTAATCATCAACATGATTTTTCCGGGAGCAGACATGATGCTTATTATTGTCGGAATGGCTGTTGTTGCAGGAAGTTATACTATTATTGGCGGACTTTCGTCTGTTATTAATACAGAAGTAATTCAAGCTTTTATTTTAATAATCGGATCGACTTTATTGGCTTTTTTCGCAATGGATAGCATTGGAGGTTGGGATGCATTTTATACGCAATTTCACGACGGAATTTGGCTAAAATTGACAAGACCAATGGACGACCCGACTGTACCTTGGTTAGGAATGTGGGTTGGAATTCCGATTCTTGGTTTCTATTTCTGGGGCAATAATCAGGTTATGGTACAACGAGTTTTGTCTGCAAAATCTATAGATCATGGACGAAAAGGCGTTTTACTAGTGGGATTTTTGTATTTATTTACACTTTTCATTTTTATTTTTCCTGGTGTCATTGCCAGAGGAATTAATCTTTTTGGTGTAGAGAATTTACCGCACGAAATCATTAGCGGAAGCGAATTAAAATCAAAATACGGAATCAATACCGATCAAGTTTATCCAAGATTAATCAATAAAGTGCTTCCTGTTGGATTAATCGGAATTATTCTTTCAGCAATGATTTCGGCTTTAACATCAGCTTTGAGCGCAACTTTAAACTCTGTTTCTACTTTGTTTACAATGGATTTTTACAGCAAGTTTGATAAAAATGCGTCAAGCGAAAAAAAGGTAAGAGTTGGTAAAATAACTGCTGTTGTAACTTTGATAATCGCTATTTTATGGGCTCCGTACATTGGTAAATTTGACTCGCTTATTGCTTATTATCAAGAAATCTTATCTTATTTAGCACCGCCAGTGGTTGGCACTTTTTTCTGGGATTGTTCTGGAAACGTTCTAATGCCGTTGGAGCTTTCAGTGGTTTAA